In a single window of the Drosophila albomicans strain 15112-1751.03 chromosome 3, ASM965048v2, whole genome shotgun sequence genome:
- the LOC117566843 gene encoding venom serine protease Bi-VSP isoform X1, protein MKSVPSAVITLVLVWFATPTRGQFNFNRQVRQNCITPENYYGSCVALSYCPQVAEVFQLTDRRTAENYVFALQRSCGTRNINRDPVVCCTRPISAPVTERPTNPFFPPTDGGFVGPQPVPTSAPNNNPFFRSTTQRPTTAAPTTSAPVTSAPIVEQRGTSCRIPPNKLGECVDIKSCQPILSELLVKRNDPEFAKYVKASNLICGQIGTNVCCPTGQTEATRAPIKPKNSDAIPRSLFTVEDGCGYTLTTNKKIVGGVVSKKGAWPWIALLGYDDGSSSPFKCGGTLITARHVVTAAHCIREDLTFVRLGEHDLSDDTEAGHVDINIAKKVSHPEYNRRNGRSDIAMLYLERNVELTSLILPICMPSTRSLRAKSYVGTLPFVIGWGKTQEGGESATVLNELMIPVMDNEVCRSSYEKLNRYFSEDQFDKAVLCAGVLSGGKDTCQGDSGGPLMTSEGGGVQMRFYLIGVVSYGVGCARPEVPGVYTSVQYFMDWIIEKVQDTP, encoded by the exons ATGAAATCAGTGCCAAGTGCTGTGATTACGTTAGTGCTCGTCTggtttgccacgcccacacgcGGCCAATTCAATTTCAACCGGCAAG TGCGTCAGAACTGCATTACTCCCGAGAACTATTATGGCAGCTGTGTGGCATTGAGCTACTGTCCCCAGGTGGCGGAAGTCTTCCAGTTGACCGACAGACGAACGGCCGAGAATTATGTGTTTGCGCTGCAACGCAGCTGCGGCACACGCAACATCAACAGGGATCCAGTG GTTTGCTGCACTAGACCGATTTCTGCTCCCGTTACAGAGCGACCCACGAATCCATTCTTCCCACCCACTGATGGCGGATTTGTGGGACCACAGCCAGTGCCAACCTCAGCGCCGAACAACAATCCCTTCTTCAGGTCGACGACACAGAGACCCACAACAGCTGCGCCAACAACATCTGCTCCGGTGACTTCTGCTCCCATCGTAGAGCAACGTGGCACCAGCTGTCGCATTCCCCCAAACAAACTTGGCGAATGCGTTG ATATCAAGAGCTGTCAACCCATTCTCAGTGAACTTTTGGTGAAGCGCAATGATCCCGAGTTTGCCAAATATGTGAAGGCCTCGAATTTGATCTGCGGCCAAATTGGCACCAATGTCTGTTGTCCCACTGGACAAACGGAGGCCACACGTGCTCCGATTAAGCCCAAGAACAGCGACGCCATTCCACGTAGTTTGTTTACTGTGGAGGATGGTTGCGGCTACACTTTGACAACCAACAAGAAGATCGTTGGTGGCGTCGTCTCCAAGAAAGGTGCCTGGCCCTGGATTGCTTTGCTTGGTTACGATGATGGCTCCTCGTCGCCGTTTAAGTGTGGTGGCACCTTGATCACGGCCAGACACGTTGTGACAGCAGCTCATTGCATTCGAGAAGATCT CACCTTTGTGCGTCTGGGCGAACATGATCTGAGCGATGACACAGAGGCCGGTCATGTTGACATCAATATAGCCAAA AAAGTCTCCCACCCCGAGTACAATCGACGCAATGGCCGCAGCGACATTGCAATGCTCTATTTGGAACGCAACGTGGAGTTAACATCGCTAATCCTTCCAATTTGTATGCCCAGCACACGTAGCTTGCGTGCCAAGTCCTATGTGGGCACACTTCCGTTTGTCATTGGCTGGGGCAAGACGCAGGAGGGAGGCGAATCGGCCACCGTGTTGAACGAACTGATGATACCCGTTATGGATAATGAGGTCTGCCGCAGCAGTTATGAGAAATTGAATCGTTACTTCAGCGAGGATCAGTTCGACAAAGCCGTGCTCTGTGCTGGCGTCCTCTCTGGCGGCAAGGATACGTGTCAGGGTGACTCGGGTGGTCCTCTAATGACGTCCGAGGGTGGTGGCGTTCAAATGCGGTTCTATCTGATTGGCGTTGTCTCCTATGGCGTGGGCTGTGCCAGGCCAGAGGTGCCGGGAGTCTATACGAGTGTGCAGTACTTTATGGACTGGATAATCGAAAAGGTGCAGGATACGCCCTGA
- the LOC117566843 gene encoding venom protease isoform X2 has translation MKSVPSAVITLVLVWFATPTRGQFNFNRQERPTNPFFPPTDGGFVGPQPVPTSAPNNNPFFRSTTQRPTTAAPTTSAPVTSAPIVEQRGTSCRIPPNKLGECVDIKSCQPILSELLVKRNDPEFAKYVKASNLICGQIGTNVCCPTGQTEATRAPIKPKNSDAIPRSLFTVEDGCGYTLTTNKKIVGGVVSKKGAWPWIALLGYDDGSSSPFKCGGTLITARHVVTAAHCIREDLTFVRLGEHDLSDDTEAGHVDINIAKKVSHPEYNRRNGRSDIAMLYLERNVELTSLILPICMPSTRSLRAKSYVGTLPFVIGWGKTQEGGESATVLNELMIPVMDNEVCRSSYEKLNRYFSEDQFDKAVLCAGVLSGGKDTCQGDSGGPLMTSEGGGVQMRFYLIGVVSYGVGCARPEVPGVYTSVQYFMDWIIEKVQDTP, from the exons ATGAAATCAGTGCCAAGTGCTGTGATTACGTTAGTGCTCGTCTggtttgccacgcccacacgcGGCCAATTCAATTTCAACCGGCAAG AGCGACCCACGAATCCATTCTTCCCACCCACTGATGGCGGATTTGTGGGACCACAGCCAGTGCCAACCTCAGCGCCGAACAACAATCCCTTCTTCAGGTCGACGACACAGAGACCCACAACAGCTGCGCCAACAACATCTGCTCCGGTGACTTCTGCTCCCATCGTAGAGCAACGTGGCACCAGCTGTCGCATTCCCCCAAACAAACTTGGCGAATGCGTTG ATATCAAGAGCTGTCAACCCATTCTCAGTGAACTTTTGGTGAAGCGCAATGATCCCGAGTTTGCCAAATATGTGAAGGCCTCGAATTTGATCTGCGGCCAAATTGGCACCAATGTCTGTTGTCCCACTGGACAAACGGAGGCCACACGTGCTCCGATTAAGCCCAAGAACAGCGACGCCATTCCACGTAGTTTGTTTACTGTGGAGGATGGTTGCGGCTACACTTTGACAACCAACAAGAAGATCGTTGGTGGCGTCGTCTCCAAGAAAGGTGCCTGGCCCTGGATTGCTTTGCTTGGTTACGATGATGGCTCCTCGTCGCCGTTTAAGTGTGGTGGCACCTTGATCACGGCCAGACACGTTGTGACAGCAGCTCATTGCATTCGAGAAGATCT CACCTTTGTGCGTCTGGGCGAACATGATCTGAGCGATGACACAGAGGCCGGTCATGTTGACATCAATATAGCCAAA AAAGTCTCCCACCCCGAGTACAATCGACGCAATGGCCGCAGCGACATTGCAATGCTCTATTTGGAACGCAACGTGGAGTTAACATCGCTAATCCTTCCAATTTGTATGCCCAGCACACGTAGCTTGCGTGCCAAGTCCTATGTGGGCACACTTCCGTTTGTCATTGGCTGGGGCAAGACGCAGGAGGGAGGCGAATCGGCCACCGTGTTGAACGAACTGATGATACCCGTTATGGATAATGAGGTCTGCCGCAGCAGTTATGAGAAATTGAATCGTTACTTCAGCGAGGATCAGTTCGACAAAGCCGTGCTCTGTGCTGGCGTCCTCTCTGGCGGCAAGGATACGTGTCAGGGTGACTCGGGTGGTCCTCTAATGACGTCCGAGGGTGGTGGCGTTCAAATGCGGTTCTATCTGATTGGCGTTGTCTCCTATGGCGTGGGCTGTGCCAGGCCAGAGGTGCCGGGAGTCTATACGAGTGTGCAGTACTTTATGGACTGGATAATCGAAAAGGTGCAGGATACGCCCTGA